The window AACAGCATTCATGGCCCGCATAGGGAAATGCTGATAGGCCGCTAATTTGGACGCTCCCGGTGGTGGGCGAGATATTTTCCTCCTCTTCCCGTGTAACCACTGGTGGAGCGTCGGCGTGACCATCCCGGGCTCTGGCGCCACCCTTCGGTGAGAAATCCGGCATCGTCCTCGTGCTAATCTCTCTTCTAATTCCCCGGCTTCGCTAATCATCATGGTTATATCTTGTTTGTGATCCCATTTGGTCCCCGCTTGATTTGCTTCACGCTCCGCCACTGCGTGTAACCCCCATGTTCTGACACGTTGCTACCAGCATATCGTGGTCGAGCGTACAAATTACGGGCCTAAAAGCATATCTCTTATGTGGGTGCTGCTTTAAGCGGTGGTGGCGTTAGAAACTGAAGCACATCATCATGATCCCACTAACATCAACCAAATGCATCTACTCCGTATGAACATGAATGCAGTTGTTAGTTCTCTTGCCATATGATGCGATGATACATATCGTTCCAGATTCTTCTACAGTAGAAATAGTGCTCAAGCTTCGAGGACGGAGAACGTACTTGGGCAGTCGGAGATGTTCGCGGGCGCGCTGCAGGCGGCGGGGAGGCCGAGCGCCCTCGTGACGTTGAGCTTCAAGTCCAGGCCGGGATCGTCGCGGTCCTTGACGAGCACGCACAGGCACTTGGGGCTGGTCTGCAGCACCGTCTTCAGCCCCCCGCAACAATCCGGCGTCGGCGCCTGCCCCTGCCCCTGCACGAACGTCAGGCACGTCGCCAGCGCCACCAGCTTGTCTGAGCACTCCGCCCGGTCCGCCGCGACGTCCGCCCCCGCCGCCGCTACGGCCACGGCCACCACGGCCGCGGCAAGAAAGACTCTCGAACCCATATGGAAGCTTAGCTGCGAGGTACTAGAAACCAGGGTTGACGGTGCTCGCAGTCGCAGGGCTTGGAGGGGAGACGGTGGTTAAATAGGGGCCGGGCGCGTACGAACCAGCGAGTGCGCAATGGTGCGTTGCGGCTGTGGCGTGGTGTAGTGGTTTGGCCGGGTCGGCAAGCGTGCGGGACAGCAAGAGGTGGCCTAGGGCTTCCGCTTAATCTCCGGCCTAATCCTCTAGTCCTCTACTAATCTTGCTTTGAATTTCTCGGGAAAAGAAAAAGGGTGCACACCGGTAAACTGGCTCATGTGCGTACCGGTGGTCTGTCCTCCCGATGGATCGCACGGAAGAGATGGAAATGAGCATGCTCGTACAAACAAGCCAGTAGAGGCACGACCGAGGCGCATAAAGAGCATCTACAGCGGCAAAGTCATTTTGCGCCGTTGGGTCACGTACCAGTAGATACGAGGCCGTATACTTTTTTCTGAGATTCGTGAAATGGTATGGCCCATCTAGATATATAGCACAAATGTATTTTTTGTATCTTTATTTTTAGTCAAATCAGTAGCAGCATAATGGACCCCAAAGTACACCTTTTGTCAGGGACGGTATGCATGCAAGACTCTCCTCTCATTCTACGCGCCGAACAAATTCATGGACTTTATTTCCTCTTAAACAATTTAAATCAATTATAGAACTATAGACTCGTTTTTGTAACTTTTATTGGACTCTTGGCGTCAAGAACTTTAAAACTAGACCAATCTTGGATATATTTCAAACACATTTAATTTTCGACGTTTCACATTTCATATGTGAAATAAACCCATTTCACTAGAAAAATCGTAACCGATTTCACTAGAAATATGTGAATAACGTTTTTCACATAATAAACGTATTAAACCAAAATATGAAACTCAAATGTCAACTTGTGAAACTAATTATTTGGAAGTATGTAACATTTTTATTTCAAAAGAGTAAAATAAGCTATTTCATAAATGTGCAATTGAAATAGATGTGATTTTTGTGAAAGAAGCTAGTGAAAAGTAAAATGCCCCTACTGAAAGTGAAACTAAAATCTCAACTTGTGAAATTGAAAATTATGAAACGTGTAACGATTTACTTCAAAAGAGCGAAATATGCTTTTTCAATATTGTGAAATTGAAATAGGAGTAATTTTTGTGAAACAAGCTAGTGCAAAGTGAAATGTAGGTTTTGAaagtgaaaaaaaatgaaaaattgaATGTCAACTTGTGCAATTAAAAAAATTGAAATGTGTAACGGTCTATTTTAAAAGAGCGAAATATGCTTTTTCAAATTGTGAAATTGCAATAGGTGTAATTTTTATGAAACAAGCTAGTGAAAAGTGAGATGTAGTTCTGAAAGTGAAAAAAATGTGAAACTAAATGTCAACTTGTGAAATTGAAAATTTTGAAATGTGTAATGGTTTATTTTAAAAGAGATAAATATGCTTCTGCAATAATGTGAAATTGAAAtagatgtgatttttgggaaaacaAACCAGTGAAAAGTGAAATCTAGGTTCTGAAAGTAAAAAAGCAATATGAAACTGAATATTTCGAAATGTTTAACACTTTTTAAAGAGTGAAATATGTTATTTGAAAATTGTGGAACTGAAATATTATATGATGTTTATGAAATGCGGCTTTTAAAAATGACAATAATATGAAACTAAAATGTCATCTTGTGAAACTGATTAGTTGGAAATGTGTAACCGTTTATTTCAAATGAGTGAAACATGTTATTTCGTAAATATGAAATTGAAATAGATGTGATTTTTGTGAAACAAGCCAGTAAAAAGTGAAATGTGGGTTCTGAAAAATGGAAATAATATGTAACTGAAATGTTAACTTATGAAAATAATTATTTAAAAATGTGTAATAGTTTATTTCAAAAGAGAGAATTATGTTATTCCAAAAATGTGGAATTGAGATAGATATCAGTTTTGTGAAACAAGCTTATGAAAAGTGAAATGTGGGTTCTGAAAATGAAAACAATATGAAACCAACATGTCATCTTACGAAACTGATTTGTTTTTAAATGTGTAACAATTTATTCGAGAAGAGTGAAATATTTTTTACAAAAATGTGATATTGAAATAGATATGATTTATGTGAAATatgtttcatgaattttaaacCGATTTAAAATGTATCCAAAATCGGTCATGTTTTAAAGGTCTTTGCAACAGGACttcaaatatataaaaagtttTGGAATCGGAATTTTGGTTTATGAGATATGAATGATTTAAGTTACTAAAGGTGAAATAAATGGATGAATTAGTTtggaagagagaagagagagaatgGCAGCACATGCATGTAAACGTTGTACCATCTAATTAAAAGCTGACTTTGATGGGACCTCGCGTAACGTATTGACATGTTTGATAGTTGTGTATTCTCAAAGCAAAATGACTAGCTTTTTATATTGCACAGTGTTGCACTAATCTTTAGACAGGACGGACGGATAGCGATCTGCCCCTAGGTGTCGGAACCGCTCaattttactttttgcatctacaaCAGCGAGCTCCAAACCCACCTCAAACTCCCACGCGGATGACCTGGTCAATGACCGATAAAAAATCGACACAGACGAGCGTATTAAACGGGCCTCAAACGTCTGGGctcaccggcacccctcatatccaacccaaatgAGGGGCAGATATAGGGATGCCCGGGCACGTCCGGCACGTCAGACCCGACAGGGCTACCCCATCACAAATTACACCAAATCCACCCCCTCGACCTGTCGGTTTCATTTCctctcctctcatcttcctcctccgTGTCGGACGTCTCACAGCTCTGACGCCACCCTTGCTCCGCACCCGTTTCGAGCCTCTACGCCGCTAGAACCAGCACGTAAGTCCTCTCCTGTGCTCGCCGCCATGGACATTGTCGCTTGCCCGGATGCCACCGCGGTACGTTCGGCAACTCTAGGGCTACCCCTTGCGCTCTATGTGTTCGATTGAATGTCCAACT is drawn from Triticum dicoccoides isolate Atlit2015 ecotype Zavitan chromosome 6B, WEW_v2.0, whole genome shotgun sequence and contains these coding sequences:
- the LOC119325972 gene encoding protein YLS3-like, which encodes MGSRVFLAAAVVAVAVAAAGADVAADRAECSDKLVALATCLTFVQGQGQAPTPDCCGGLKTVLQTSPKCLCVLVKDRDDPGLDLKLNVTRALGLPAACSAPANISDCPRLLNLPPNSKDAEVFEQFAKQQAAQSSPSGASSAPSTGAQKNAAARMRWLGVGRVGVAARAAPLLFFAVPFLLLVR